ATGTATATGTATCTTGAAAATATCTGGGCCAGGTGAGTGATTGTCGCTGCCAAGGCATGCATTTCTGTTGCCCATTAGGCTGCACTTTGTGCAAATGTTTATTGAACCCACTGGCTCGGTGTTAGTGCACCCCCTCCAAACTAGCACTTTTACCACACTATAAGTACACTGCCCAGCACCATGCAGCCTCACTCATCAAGGAGCAGCTCAGTAAGCCCAGTGACACCCACACACCACACACAGAAGGAGCTCCACCACTTTGATAGAGGAAGATGGCCGGCGCCTCCCCTATCCTCCTGCTCTCATTCCTCCTTGTTTCGATGGCGGTGGCGGACCAGTGCCACGACGATGACCATGCCGCCTTGGTTGCCATCGACATCGCCATGGGCAGCCCCTACCACTTCGCGTCTTGGACGCCCGACTCCGCCTGCTGCGACTGGTATGACGTCGACTGTGATGCCGACACGGGCCGCGTCATCGGCCTTCGTGTCTACCAGGACTCCAACATGTCCGGCGCCATCCCGGACGCCATCGGGAACCTCACCTTCCTTGAGACCCTCACCCTCCACCACCTCCCGGCCATCTCCGGTGTCATCCCGGACTCCCTCGCCACGCTTTCCAACCTCTCGGAGCTCACAATCTCCTACACGGGTGTGTCCGGCCCGGTGCCCTCCTTCCTCAGTGCGCTCACCGCACTCACCCTTCTTGACCTCTCCTACAACTCCCTCACCGGCGCCATCCCACCGTCCCTCGCCAACCTCATCAGCCTCTCCAGCATCAACCTCCGCCGCAACAGCCTCTCCGGCACCATCCCGTCGCTCCTCTTGTCCAAGTCCCCCGACGGCGCCTACCTCCAGCTCTCCCACAACAACCTCTCCGGCGCCATCCCGACTGAGTTCGCCGCTGTCAACTTCTCCTACGTCGACCTCTCTCGCAACGCCCTCTCCGGCGACGCCACCAGCCTCTTCGGCGCAGAGAAGGCCATCCAGCACCTAGACGTGTCCCGCAACGCCctcaacttcgacctctccgccgtGGAGTTCCCGGAGCAGCTCACCTACGCCGACCTCAGCCACAACGCCATCCGCGGCTCCATCCCGGCGCAGGTGGCGACCCTGGCTGGCCTCCAGCAGTTCAACGTGAGCTTCAACAGGCTGTGCGGCGCCGTGCCCACCGGCGGCAACATGTCCAGGTTCGACCGCTACAGCTACCTCCACAACAAGTGCCTTTGCGGCACGCCGCTCACCGCCTGCCGCCAGCGGCCCGTCGGCTACCTCCATTAGAGCGTCTTCCATCCAACGGTTCAATCAAAGCCTCCAAAATTAAGCCATGATGATGAGATGTGATATGATGTGAGATGAGCACGTATGTACCAATGGAGTGATTAGTACGGTAACCACCGCAGTGTAATGATAAGTACCAGTACGTATATCAGTGGTAATTAAACTGACCACTGATTAATTATGCCCCTGATGTTGTGGAGCTTCACGGAGCTAACGAATGAATGTACTCGATATTGCAACTTATATATGCATAATAATGGATATTGGATAAATATATGGATGGATCCGTTTCTGCCCGAAAAATGCCGAGGAGCTCCCGGGAGCGGACATCATGGATATCTCTCCCTTTGAGTcacctcgagattagcaactaccaTTTTTGTCATACCGGTAGGTAGATACAAGAGAAAATCTACGGAACTGCTTCATGCACGATCCTAGTGCCTGATGAATGGACGATATCAAAATCCAGCGGCCAGTATCCGATGTATGCACGCATGTCCGGCTAGATTTTAAGCATCGTCTATGAGTCGTCCGAATCTTGTCGTGTGTATAGCATAGTTCGAAAATCTATGCTTGGCAACCCGTTTGATGGGGAAGATACTTTTGTGAGAGTTAAAGGAGAAGAGCATGTGGGGCTGTGGCGCTGCACATGATGATGAGCATGAGATAGACTGATAGATGAAGGGTTCGTGGTTGAGGAAGAGCATGTTGTGCTTGAGGATGTTGGAAGGCCAAAACTTTTCCAAAAGTAACAACAAATTAACCAAGGGACCATCGCTTAACGACATTTCCAGAAGTACTTGCCAAATGTAATCCCTCAAAGACATTGGGGAAGGGGGGGTAAGTTACAAAACTGGACTACAAATGAGCATTGGGAAGACCACATGCCAAGACTTAAGGTTCCAAATGGCCAATGTGTCAATCAaaaggatgctcatgataagagattTTACACTATGGTTCAACAAAGACATCTACCAGAGTATTTGCTTGGACCCAAAGAGATTTCTTTTCTTGTTATGCCTCAATAAACGGTCAACCTTGCTATCATTAACAAGCACCAGTGGTGGAGGCCGAAATAATTTTTAGATGTGGCGGAGTTTATGAAGGAGAAAACCATGTATAGTACAATTATGCAAGAGCTCAAGAAGTGTTGGGGACCAAGTAAAGTTTCTTAATTGAGTGTAGCACTGACCATTGACTCGTTAGAGAACTCCGCAGGTTGATACTTTGATTCTCAACCGAGGGATATTCTCAATTGAGGGATACTTACTTCTCGCTACACACCCTTGCCATTGGGGGCCCAACATGATTTCCATTGGAACTTAAGAATAAGTAACATCCGTAACATAGGCTTCCGAGTCTACTAAGGTCCGGAAGCCACCTCTGGGTCATCTCCATTTCCCCCCTTTCCGTACAATAAAGTTTAGTCTGAACTAGCGGTTGAGCTCCTACTTTGTGTGAGAGGCTCAAGGAGAAGAAGGCGACTCTTGGTGGCGTTGGTAAACCCTGGTGGTGCCCACACCTCTCTCACAGTGACTAGCGAGCTTCTCTCCAAGGAAGTTGATACATCTCTGTCTCTACATGCCTCAGTTAATTCTTATCCAAGGTTTGTCACTTTTGTATTTTATTTGATCCCTTGACCTTCATATCTGCATATAGGTTGTACCCACCATAGTTGCACTCAGGAGAACTTATTTATTTGGAATGCCTAAAGTGCAAAAGGAAGAAGTAAATTTACAATTGCTTACTCTCCGTAGTCAATCATCTTGATCCTTCAGCTCCTCATAAAAAAAATAGTCTGAAGGATTACATTTGGCTCAAAAGCTCAACACTAGACATCCTCTCAAACTCAGAGAGACGATCAATTACACACCATCAACAAAACATAAACACCATTATTGATGAAGAACTAGTAGTGACATACATATATACATCGACATTTCCAACTCAAGGATTTAAGGGATAAAACCATCCATCAAGAAAGCATACACATATTCAATTCAACATGCAATATACTTTTCTACAAGCGCTTGCACACTAAAATTGGCAATAAATAAGAAAGAATTAGGAACTCCAAGCTTTGCCTTCTTTTGTTCCCTCTACTCCACAATAACACTTTATAATTTGCAGAAACGACAATTAGTCACATTGACTATGACTGTTTACTATGTATATTGAAGAGGTTGCACCATATTGTTCCGTCATAGCCGCAAGTTGTCTTGGCATCAGGGGCATGCCAATCTCCTGTAGACCCTCAAGAACTCGTACCATTTCACCCATCGTCGGTCGATCAAATTCATTATCTTGGATACACCAACATGCAACCTTGCAAACCCTTTCAGCCTCTTCTAAATTGAAGTCACCATGCAAATTTGGATCCACCAAACTCTGCACATCACCCCCATGAAGCTTGTAGATAGCTTGCACGGGGAAAAATTTAGCAGAGTGGTCGTTCCTAGTGTTGTATGTTCCAGATGAATTCCTAGCCCCTGATATGATTTCCAGAAGTACCATGCCGAAGCTATAAACATCAACTTTTGGCGTAATAGCATTCCCGCTAAGCCACTCCGGAGCAAGATAACCAACAGTTCCTCTGAATGTGGTTAGAATTCGGCTAAAATCCCGTCCGACTAATGCCGCCAACCCAAAGTCTGCAACTTTAGGAACAAATGATGCATCCAAAAGTATATTTTCTGGCTTAATATCACAGTGTATGATGCATTGGCGACAACTCTGATGCAAGTAGGACAATCCTCTAGCAATTCCAAGGGTTATTTGAAATCTAGTGTTCCAGTTCAGGATATCACCATTAGCATTGCTCTTCTTAAACAGATGGTCATCCAGAGACCCATTTGACATGTGTTCATATACAAGTAACCTTTTATCACCTTCGCTGCAGAAACCAATCAATTTGACTATGTTGATATGTTGGATCAGTCCAACTGAGCTCACCTCGGCCCTGAATTGCTTCTCTCCTTGACATGCACCATCAAGCCTTTTCACTGCTATACTAGTTGAGTCATTTAATACCCCCTTGTATACAGAACCAAAACCACCTCCTCCTAGCTTTTCTGAGAAGTTTTTAGTAGCACGGACTAAATCTGTGAATCTAAAGGCCATAATCCCTCCACCACTAACTTGATTGCCGTATAAAGGCAGACAACaccatttgaatttcttcatccAAATCAataacaacaccatgatcattagtAACCCAAGACCAGTAATGGCTCCCGCAGTAATAACTCCCACATgcggttttcttttattttttctgaaaCTTAAATCTTTGGCAGCAAGGCGAATGTAAAGAACATCTTCAGCTGTAAAATCAATGCCATCATTCATATTTAC
The sequence above is a segment of the Triticum dicoccoides isolate Atlit2015 ecotype Zavitan chromosome 1A, WEW_v2.0, whole genome shotgun sequence genome. Coding sequences within it:
- the LOC119358104 gene encoding polygalacturonase inhibitor-like; the protein is MAGASPILLLSFLLVSMAVADQCHDDDHAALVAIDIAMGSPYHFASWTPDSACCDWYDVDCDADTGRVIGLRVYQDSNMSGAIPDAIGNLTFLETLTLHHLPAISGVIPDSLATLSNLSELTISYTGVSGPVPSFLSALTALTLLDLSYNSLTGAIPPSLANLISLSSINLRRNSLSGTIPSLLLSKSPDGAYLQLSHNNLSGAIPTEFAAVNFSYVDLSRNALSGDATSLFGAEKAIQHLDVSRNALNFDLSAVEFPEQLTYADLSHNAIRGSIPAQVATLAGLQQFNVSFNRLCGAVPTGGNMSRFDRYSYLHNKCLCGTPLTACRQRPVGYLH